Proteins co-encoded in one Macrobrachium nipponense isolate FS-2020 chromosome 24, ASM1510439v2, whole genome shotgun sequence genomic window:
- the LOC135203842 gene encoding uncharacterized protein LOC135203842 has protein sequence MEEAPSATTEKKKRRCEKDYTRSRSFMATIQLLCEEATSHGVGHAWNNRYNMLGVFWVIVTGILLGFLWYYVIALIIEFAQRNDKSQTTSLMAEKGLQIPSVSLCNRAFYSRRKMRALNISDSMVSYLLLKFGDASLIKEERLADEEGKKSIDEADAHFDDLLDRLNFTVRELVDAISYDCEEMILMCTVARRTMSGKECCSSMISMPTFSGKCYVYFSDHTKQNVQDVEGEFLGVSLYLRSEVDDHPVLDPNILDFTQIMKTGLQISLFSNQTHPSLTAVGHGVSLTPKMYTTTEVSLVEVKDVGLKTFVDWNMEDCVPTSTIGYMLDREGFYRTQPNCMLGAIRSCFQLICNCSSYALDIENDALRPCSLKELLPCYALAFQNLDLQSGTDGFMDFVRKYVTETEIAASRRCLNAVTRGCRRPCTRFDYSYTSSQSPINEDIYNTLRQQLNLSDASELAVSTTFFPNMRYAEIRLWRDSVGNLISSIGGITGVLLGCSIVSFIEFFVAFALFSAILIRYCHGDSIHRTEPSEGK, from the exons atggaggaagcaCCGTCGGCCACCACCGAAAAAAAGAAGCGTCGATGTGAAAAG GATTACACGAGATCCCGTTCCTTCATGGCCACCATCCAGCTTTTGTGCGAGGAAGCCACGAGCCACGGAGTTGGACACGCCTGGAACAACCGCTACAACATGCTCGGCGTCTTCTGGGTGATCGTCACCGGGATTCTACTCGGGTTCTTGTGGTACTACGTCATAGCGCTCATCATAGAATTCGCCCAAAGGAATGACAAGTCTCAG ACGACTTCGCTAATGGCGGAGAAGGGCCTGCAAATTCCATCTGTAAGTCTGTGCAACAGGGCTTTCTACTCCAGGCGCAAAATGCGAG CTCTGAACATCAGCGACTCCATGGTCAGTTACCTGCTGCTGAAGTTCGGAGACGCCAGTCTCATCAAAGAAGAGCGCCTGGCCGACGAGGAAGGAAAGAAATCCATCGACGAAGCGGACGCCCACTTCGACGACCTCCTGGACAGACTCAATTTCACAGTCCGGGAACTCGTGGATGCCATTTCTTATGA CTGCGAGGAAATGATTCTGATGTGCaccgttgccagacgtacgatgtCGGGGAAGGAGTGTTGCAGTTCTATGATCAGCATGCCCACATTTTCGGGAAAGTGCTATGTGTACTTCTCGGACCATACGAAGCAAAATGTGCAGGACGTCGAGGGGGAGTTCCTTGGGGTGTCTCTTTACCTGAGGAGCGAGGTCGATGATCATCCAG tATTGGACCCCAACATCTTAGACTTTACACAAATCATGAAGACTGGTCTCCAGATTTCTCTCTTCAGCAACCAGACTCATCCCTCCTTGACAGCTGTTGGCCACGGCGTGTCCCTCACTCCGAAGATGTACACAACAACAGAGGTCTCCCTCGTCGAG GTGAAGGATGTAGGCCTAAAGACATTCGTCGATTGGAACATGGAAGACTGTGTGCCCACGAGCACCATCGGGTACATGCTTGACAGAGAGGGCTTCTACAGAACGCAGCCCAACTGCATGCTTGGGGCTATCAGGTCCTGTTTCCAGTTAATTTGCAACTGCTCCAGCTACGCCCTGGATATCGAAAATG ATGCTCTCAGACCTTGTTCGCTGAAGGAATTGCTCCCCTGCTACGCCCTGGCTTTTCAGAACTTAGACCTGCAATCAGGCACAGATGGTTTCATGGACTTCGTCAGGAAATATGTCACTGAAACAGAAATCGCTGCTTCTCGCCGGTGTTTGAATGCGG TGACCAGAGGCTGCAGGCGCCCTTGCACGAGATTCGACTACTCCTACACGTCCAGTCAGTCTCCGATCAATGAGGACATCTATAACACCCTCCGTCAGCAGTTAAATCTTTCGGACGC GAGTGAACTAGCTGTGTCGACTACCTTCTTCCCCAATATGAGATACGCAGAGATACGTTTGTGGCGTGACTCTGTAGGTAACCTTATAA GTTCCATCGGTGGTATAACCGGAGTTCTCCTCGGCTGCTCGATCGTCAGTTTCATAGAATTCTTCGTGGCCTTCGCCCTCTTCTCGGCCATCTTGATCAGGTACTGTCATGGCGACTCCATCCATCGGACAGAGCCTTCGGAGGGCAAGTGA